Part of the Deltaproteobacteria bacterium genome is shown below.
CTGCTATGGATTGAGGTTGCATGAGGCGTCGCTTCATACCGTTCTTCTATCTCAAGCGCGCCAGTGAGGCCACCACCAATTGCGAGCGCAGTTTCTCGTGGGCCGCTTCCTCTGATTATGCTTAAATTGGCCCGCATCAACCCGGACATGAGAAGGGCCTGCGGACCACGCGGAGGGGGAAAGGTGAATCCTTTCGGCCAAACTTGGCAACTGATCAGACATAACTTTTTGCTGCTCGTACAACTCATCGCGTGTGTATACGGCCCGTTCTATTTCGTTTACGGCGTCACCGTTGCTGCAGGCTGGCTGCCCGCTGATAACGCCGACAAGGTGTTCGGCCTGCTCGGTGCCGCGCTCATGCCCGTTACCAATGGCGTGGTCGTTTGGTTGGCGGAACGCTGGTACGAGGGCCGCATGGCGACTCTGGGCGACGCTATGCGTGCCATGCCCGGTTACTGGTCGCGCATGCTCACCGTTTACATCGCCATCAGCTTTGTCCTCTTGGGCTGGCTCTTGGTTACCGTGTTACCGGTCTACATTCTGATGCAGGTCACACACTTCGATCAGCCAGTCCTTCTGATACCGGTCGCTCTCGGTGCTGTAGCTTATGCAATGTCGCGTTTTGTTTTTGTCGACACGCTAATCGTCAACGGTCAGCGTGGGCCCTACCAGGCGCGGCAGGAGAGCGCTCTGCTCGGCACTGGCCGGCGTGGACGGATTGTTGTGTACAGTGCCCTGACCTATACCCTGCCGACGGTCCTGGAGCTGGGCGGGGATCTTGCGGCAACTGTCTTACCGAGTCACAACACCGATCTGATAGCAGCCATTAGCACTGGCACGGGACTTCTGTCCGCGTGTTTATACGTCGTGCCATCATTATTTTTCTACGTTTATTACCGCGGTCTAGTGAGCGGCAACCTCAACGGGACTGCGCCATCCGAAGGAGCAAAACCAGCATGAAAACACGTATTGAAAATGATTCCATCGGCGACATCGAAGTAGCTGCCGACAAATACTGGGGCGCTCAGACCCAGCGCTCCCTACAGAACTTCAAGATTGGCGGTCATCGTTTTTCGCGCGGCATGATCCGCGCTTTTGGTATTGTCAAAAAATCTGCTGCCCTCGTGAACCACGAACTCGGCAAGCTGACCAAAGACAAGTGCGACCTGATAGTCAAGGCCTGCGACGAGGTGATCGAAGGGAAGCTAGATGATCATTTCCCTCTGGTGGTCTGGCAGACGGGCAGTGGCACTCAGAGCAACATGAATGCTAACGAGGTCATTTCAAATCGCGCCATTGAGATGGCCGGTGGCGTCGTTGGTTCTAAAAAACCCGTGCATCCTAACGACGACGTCAACATGTCTCAGTCGTCCAACGACAGTTTCCCAACCTACATGCACGTAGCTGCCGTCAACGACTTTAAGCTGCGCCTCATCCCAGAGCTGCAGGCACTGAAAGACGCGTTAGCTAAGAAAGCCACTGCCTTTGCTGACATCGTAAAGATCGGCCGTACGCACCTCATGGACGCGACACCGCTGACTCTTGGCCAAGAGTTCTCGGGATACGCCGCCCAGCTTGAATTTGCCGAGAAAAAAGTAACCGAAGCCCTCGACGGACTTTACGACCTGGCCCTCGGCGGTAGCGCCGTGGGTACAGGACTAAACACTCATCCCCAGTACGCTTCCAAAGTGGCCAAAGAGATCGCCGACCTCACGGGCTACCCTTTCCGCTCCGCTCCGAATAAATTCGCAGCACTGGCAGCTCACGATGCCATCGTTGCAGCCAGCGGGGCTCTGCGCGTCCTTGCCGTTGCCTGCATGAAGATCGCTAACGACATCCGCCTACTCGGCAGCGGGCCGCGCTCTGGTATCGGCGAGCTGATTCTACCAGCTAACGAACCAGGTAGCTCAATCATGCCTGGCAAAGTGAATCCAACCCAGTGCGAGGCTCTGACCATGGTGGCATGCCAAGTTATGGGCAATGACGTCGCGATCGGTGTAGCTGGCAGCAACGGCCATTTTGAACTCAACGTCTTTAAGCCGGTGATGATCCACAATCTCCTCGAGTCCACACGCCTACTGGCCGACGCTATGAATAGCTTCAACGTCAACTGTGTAGCTGGCATTGAGCCTAACGTCGAACAGATTAAACGCCACGTCGATAACTCGCTCATGCTAGTGACGGCTCTAAACCCGGTGATCGGTTACGACAATGCCGCTAAAGTGGCTAAAACAGCGTACAAGGACAACATCACGCTGAAGCAGGCTGCCGTCAAACTAGGCCTCATCACTGCGGAAGAATTTGATAAGTATGTACGCCCAGAACATATGGTAAGACCCTAAGGACGGCTTGGGAGCCTGTATGCAATTTGATGCCTTTTTCGCCATCTGTCAGACCGAGGTTGACGGCGTAATTCCAGACGAGCGCACCATGCTGCGCTACTTTATGGAACAAGTGCAGCTTGCGGACACCCTGGGTTACGCGACGGCTTGGGTTGCGGAGACACACCTCTCGTGCGAGGTGCAGAAACAAAATCCTGGCGCCGTGATACCGCACTTTCGCGGCGAAATTGGCGTCAACACCGACATCCTTCAACTGGCTCACAGAGTGTTTGCCACCACCAAAAGGATCAATGTCGGATCGGCTATACGCAACATCCTGTGTAACGGCGGACCGCTGGCGCATGCCGAAGCGGTCAAGACGTTTCTGCTCCTGCACAGCTTGACTCCAGGAGAGAAACGTAAACTCGAGCTCGGTTTTGCTGCCGGTCGATTCCCCTTTGCCAACACGACCTACGGCATCAAACCGCGTACAGGTGCAGAAGCAGCTGCCTGGCCGGTGCTCAAGGGCAAAGTGTTTCTGGAAGCGACGGAGATTTTTCTCCGCGCCTTGACGCAGCGCCAAGTGTCGTCGTCCGAGGTCACACCAAAGCTATTGACCGCAGCAGACTTCCGCACCACCCAGGAGTGGCAAGCCGTGGTCGATGCCTACCGCGAAGATACGGGAGCCACGGGCACGGTCGACGCCATAGAATTTGCACCATTTTGGGAATTCCCACCGGTCGGCGTTATTCCCTTTGATGCTCCGCTTGAGCTCTTGCAGTTAACGATCGGATCGCACGATCCAGCGGCCCAAGTGCTGGCGAATCGTTTTTGGCCTACGCGCGTCTTTAACCTATCGATCACCCCTTCAGCGACGATCGAGGCAACCCACGAACGCATGCGTCAATGTTATCACCAGGGCGGTGGGCCGTGGCAGCCTTCGTATATGCCGCGTACGGCACTTATCTTCTTAAACACGGACGAGCATCTGTCGCCGCAAGATCAAAGCATTGCAGCTAAAGAGGCCGCAGCCAAGGCCATCGAGAACTACTGGCGCGCTGTTGAGGGTACCTTTGACGAGCGCAAGATTCGCGATGCCGTTAACAACGCCATCGCTGGCAATGCCTTCGAGGTGACGACGATGCTGCGCGAACGCTACCGCGCAGAAGAGCGGCTGATGCTCTGGTTTGACTTCAACACGCATGATCAGCAGGCCATCAGCAATGCCATGACGGGATTTATGCGAGACGTAGCCCCAGCGCTCGGCTAGCGCGCGATGGTCGGATACTGGATCAGGGAAGGCGATGGCGACGGAGACGGAGTCGGTAAATGGAGCAACAATGGGTCAAACTGCTTGAATTAAGGCGTCAAGATATCCCCGAGGTGGCCGTACACGGTGCCGTGGCTTGGGTCCATGGCGATAGCGTCGTGCGCACTTTAGGCAACGTCACGACGTTTGGTCGCTCGCTGATGAAGCCCTATCAGATGAAGGTCTTTGCGCGGGAGTTGGCCAGCGGTTACAGCCCCGAAGCCCAGGCCATTGCGCTCTCCTCTCATAACGCGGAACCCTCACATCTTGCAGCGGCGCAATCCATGCTACCGGGTGCCGAATCAGGTTTATTGCAAACACCTCCGTCGCTTCCCATGCCTGGCTCCGTCAGTAAAGTCACGACTGCTGAGCGCTGGCACCATCCCTGCTCGGGTAAACATGCGGCGATTTTATCGGGATGCAAGCAACGCGGTTGGTCCCGCGATAATTATCTTGATGCTAGCCATCCCTATCACGACGCATATCGCGACGCATTAAGGGCCGTACTGGGACCCTCATGGACACCGTCCAGCACGGCTGTGGATGGCTGCGGACTCCCCACGCATGCCATGACCCTAAAAGAGATGGCCACTCTATTCGCTGCACTCGTCGCGCATCGCACGCAAGATTGGATCTGGGCGGCGATGGTAGACCGTCCAGAGCTCATCGGTGGCCAAGGCCGCCTCGACACAGGCATCATGAAAGCAGGTCAAGGTAGGGTCCTGGCCAAGGAAGGCGCTGACGGCCTCCTCGGACTAGCGATCGTTCACCCCGATTACCCACGTGGCCTCGGCGTTGTCATCAAGATCGCGCACGGCTGGGATCCGCGGATGATGGGCTATATTGCAAGCCATATCCTGATGCCGCTTGGTATTGCGTATAAAGGTCCTGAGGCTCCATCCGGACAAGTCTGCATCATGTACTTGTGACCGCAGGCAATGGCAGCATCTGTAAGTATTCGTGTCTTTGGACTAGAATACTTAGAACTCTAACACCATATGGATGCCGATGAACAAGCGCC
Proteins encoded:
- a CDS encoding LLM class flavin-dependent oxidoreductase, with protein sequence MQFDAFFAICQTEVDGVIPDERTMLRYFMEQVQLADTLGYATAWVAETHLSCEVQKQNPGAVIPHFRGEIGVNTDILQLAHRVFATTKRINVGSAIRNILCNGGPLAHAEAVKTFLLLHSLTPGEKRKLELGFAAGRFPFANTTYGIKPRTGAEAAAWPVLKGKVFLEATEIFLRALTQRQVSSSEVTPKLLTAADFRTTQEWQAVVDAYREDTGATGTVDAIEFAPFWEFPPVGVIPFDAPLELLQLTIGSHDPAAQVLANRFWPTRVFNLSITPSATIEATHERMRQCYHQGGGPWQPSYMPRTALIFLNTDEHLSPQDQSIAAKEAAAKAIENYWRAVEGTFDERKIRDAVNNAIAGNAFEVTTMLRERYRAEERLMLWFDFNTHDQQAISNAMTGFMRDVAPALG
- the fumC gene encoding class II fumarate hydratase: MKTRIENDSIGDIEVAADKYWGAQTQRSLQNFKIGGHRFSRGMIRAFGIVKKSAALVNHELGKLTKDKCDLIVKACDEVIEGKLDDHFPLVVWQTGSGTQSNMNANEVISNRAIEMAGGVVGSKKPVHPNDDVNMSQSSNDSFPTYMHVAAVNDFKLRLIPELQALKDALAKKATAFADIVKIGRTHLMDATPLTLGQEFSGYAAQLEFAEKKVTEALDGLYDLALGGSAVGTGLNTHPQYASKVAKEIADLTGYPFRSAPNKFAALAAHDAIVAASGALRVLAVACMKIANDIRLLGSGPRSGIGELILPANEPGSSIMPGKVNPTQCEALTMVACQVMGNDVAIGVAGSNGHFELNVFKPVMIHNLLESTRLLADAMNSFNVNCVAGIEPNVEQIKRHVDNSLMLVTALNPVIGYDNAAKVAKTAYKDNITLKQAAVKLGLITAEEFDKYVRPEHMVRP
- a CDS encoding asparaginase: MEQQWVKLLELRRQDIPEVAVHGAVAWVHGDSVVRTLGNVTTFGRSLMKPYQMKVFARELASGYSPEAQAIALSSHNAEPSHLAAAQSMLPGAESGLLQTPPSLPMPGSVSKVTTAERWHHPCSGKHAAILSGCKQRGWSRDNYLDASHPYHDAYRDALRAVLGPSWTPSSTAVDGCGLPTHAMTLKEMATLFAALVAHRTQDWIWAAMVDRPELIGGQGRLDTGIMKAGQGRVLAKEGADGLLGLAIVHPDYPRGLGVVIKIAHGWDPRMMGYIASHILMPLGIAYKGPEAPSGQVCIMYL